The Plasmodium vivax chromosome 12, whole genome shotgun sequence genomic interval AATGATGGCCTCATCATActcttccttcttcacatcGTCCTGGAGGACTACACCACAACTGCAGGTATACACACCCAGAACATTGTAACTCCTCccatttaaatattttttccccataaCCTTTagcatattattatacaacaCTTTGGCTTCCTTACTCTtctgaaaaagaaatgcgTTTAAGTAACTGTAATTTACGCAGCTCCAGATGAAGGGGTTGCACAAGTCAAGGcacaatttgaagagaaaCTTTTTGTCTATACtggaataaatatttataaaaaactgtAAGACAAAGGATTTCTCCAAAAAGTTTAATTTGAATATGCGCCTCCTGCATGACTTTACAATATCTTCCTTCTCTGTTCTTCCCTTCTTTATCTTCCCACTTCGCATGTGCTCACTAAAAACAAAGTTATAGTTAACCAATTTGAgggtattaaaaaataggcTGTGAAATTTTTGCACAAGGAATTCCTTATACATATTAAACCGCTCATCAATTTGGTAGTTTTCCTTTAAAGTGTAattcttcttttccatttccacCAACTTTTCAAATTCGTCTACTTTGTTGTAAATTATTTGATCCCAAATTTcgtgtttccccttttcctcatATTTAtagcaaataaaaacgatAAGCGATAGTATATGCTTTACGTACAACTTGTATATGCTTGCATGGGGACCAtccatgcaaaaaaaaacctcgTTGTTGCCTAGAAGATACAGCCTATCATATATGTTATAGTGTGCCCATAATACCTTTTCAAAGTATTGGGCATTTTCtaacctttttaaatgctTTGGGTTGaagcttttcttcttcaaaaggtCGTACGTTTTGCCTATAAAGCTTAGTCGCTTTGGATCGATTCGGACATCTCCTTTCGCATAAACACCATCATCGTCTTCGCTGTCGTCCGCAGCGCAATGGTTAACTCCTCCCCCGTCAGTGGCATCcgccttcttttctttcttctttttacaGAAAAGGCAGAAATCTATGTGTTCAATTACGAACCTGAACTTTTGCGAGCCTTTTACTGCCCGAGCGGTATCCACATCCAGCTCTCCATTCTTCGCCCCCGTCGCTGATTTTGCGTTTGCTGGCTTATTCACACTcatctccttcttcttaCCATTTTTGGAGTTACCCGTTTGCTTATCAGAAATGTTGTATGCTTCGCTAGCGCTTGTACGCACAATGTGGCTTCTTATCTGCCTTATACTTCTTTGAACCGCTTGCTAAAAGGaagggaattttttcttcttttcctcaagCGGAGCGTCCTGCTATTTTGTGGCAGTCTGCTTGTGGCCTCTcttgtttgtttttatttgccgCAATTTTTCGTGCGATCTACCCTCCTCCAggtgtttcccttttcgttatttatttttttttttttggaattccAAGGGAGAATGACCACTTCACTTGGCGCTAACTGCTCGTAtggcgttttaaaaaaatacaaaaaatgtaatttacgCACGCGGCCGTTGCACGAGGTTTTAAAACGTGCAGTTGGATCTCTCGTGTGAAGCAtggatttgcaaaaatatgcatatgtacatttgtacccattttttttttttttttcctcttaatTTAAGCATTGTTAAGCAGTGTTCCATTGCGTTCTTCTTTCTCATCCGCGTAACACGTGAACAAAATCGCTCCACCATCGTGCCGCTCACTCGTGCCAGCGCCAAACGCGGCGAAAAAGGAGCGTCGCCTCATAAAACAACATTTTAAAACCCTCCATGTGTTTACACAGGAACTGTAAAAATAAGCGCATATCGTTATGCTTCGTGACACCACTATGGGGTGTCAACAGAAGGATGTATAATGCATCCCTTCCGGTACTTCATTTCATCCTCTGTGGGTCTTATGTAAAAGGCGAAACTAGCCAACGGAGAATAGAAGGAAACGTTCCAaagggtgggaaaaaaaaaacaaaaaggcagATTCTACACTTTTAAGCAAGCACCATGTAagcatttattattttttatttttttcctaaaaaaatatgtaacaCTTTAAAATGCCTTAAAAGATGAAACACATggtcccccattttgcaaaaaaaggatgttGTCATTATTTTAACTTGGcccaaacatttttttttccaactttgTACTAAATCAGCGCAGTTCAATTCTTAGCAGAAAACCTTAACATGAACAGAGTGTTAGACAATGTGCCCACTTTCGTTCCTTTGGTTTCTCCATACGGCTTTCCGCTTCAACGCGTTTTAATCACACCCCATTCGTTATTCTCTGTCTGGAGACTCCGCTGTGTATACCTCCCACAGTTACTCGTCTACCATTcgagaaattatttttactcttTCTTTTTGGTGGGGGAAGGGgtggtaaaaaatgtatgcataaCTGCCCCCCTattattcacaaaaaaaaattattttattttatttttaccaaatgtagataaaaaaatacgtcttcgttttttcttttttcctatcACTTCCCCGTTTCGAAGTCGCTccgtaaaaataatgtacgCCAGTgtagcacaaaaaaaaaaaaaaaattgcacttaAATGGCCCACTCCGCACGAGGTCCTCCCCCACCCGCTTAAAAAAACGGGAATTAATTTGCTCTAAGAATGTTTTAACTGTACCTGCTCATAAAACGCCTTTTTGAAAAGACGACGCGAAGACGTTTGCGTTTTTCTCAATTTTGAGACCTTTGCGCAATTCACGAAAGTTTGAAGGAGTAAATTATTGCCCCTCTGCagagcacatttttttttttttttttttggaacatacgcaaaaatgtacgcataaaaatatacatacctGTGGGGATGTTTATTTACAGCTCCTTTATCAAACGAAGCTCAGTTTTAAAGACATgccttttcgcttcttcccctttatgTCATACGTTTAAGAGAGGGGGGAATGCGCCAACGTACGCGTATACCCTTGTGCATACGAGGAACACGCAGCTGCACGGgtatgtacatgcacataaatatatacatatacatacatatatgtgtattttgtTACCTCTTCACTTACTCACCTGTTGATATGCGCGCCGCCCCGCACGCTCGCAGCTATGTAGACCGAACGAGCGAAGAAAACCCCCCACTATTAACCCACAACTGTGCAGccgcaaaatgaaaatcaaAAACCTCCtgctcaaaaaaagaaataatctCTCAACGTCCTTCTGCCTGGAGTCAGAAACGAATGTGCTCAAGGACCACATTCCGATCCATACGTTGAAAGAAAATCACAAAACTAAAGTGTTCTACAGTTACAACCTCGTGGATGgttataaatacaaaataattgtcaaaaggaaaaaacaaaacttaaaaaatgccaaacTTATAATTTCTTCTCTGGACCACCCATACATCATTAAGTTGATTCACTGTTGTGAATATGCCTCTTCGTTTATCAGCGTCTTTGAGTTCTTCTCAGGTACGGCCCCCACAAATGGGAGTGGAGTAACGATTGAAGATaaacgcattttttttttaaccctttgCCATTTCAACGCTGAGTTAAACCTTTTtcgattctttttttttcccccctggtAACCCCATTTATATGCACTGTGAAGACACCAATTTATACTCCTCCGTAATCTTCTCCGCAAAATATGATGAAAAGAGGATAAAGAATATAGTATATCAGGTTATTCTACTCATTTGAAATGGCCTATTAAACGCATAGGAAACGAAAacaccattttaaaaagagcaCTCATGCTTAAAATGTTTCGCACACCACACTGTCTACACATAGTATGTACACACTTTGcacctcttccccccctttgccgcccTCTTGCCACCCTCTTGCAGATCATCCGAACGGTCCACTACCTGCACTCAAACAACTTAGCACACAAGTAATTAGCACAGCATGCTCGTAAAAGAAGAGCGGCTGAAACGGAAATGTTCTTCTGTGGGCGTACAAACGGTCGTACCTACCTATGCACTATACGCCCCTGCGCAGCTGTCCTAATAGAGACTCTCTTTCATCCCCAACGAGCAGGCAACTACTCCCCCAAAGTTTCCTCATCAAATCCGTGAATAACGAAATGATGATTAAATTGGAAGACGTCCACAAAATTAAGACCTATTCTTCGAGacgttaaaatatttttaaaagttgaCAAAACAGCGTGATCCGATTGCAGCGCTCACTGTTTCCTTGTAGCactctatttatttttacttatttttacttatttatttctatttatttattttttttttttccccaaacgCAGCCAATTCGAAAATTAGGGGACAAAACGTCTACAGCATTGGACTGATAAGTAATAACAGATAGAGGGAACCAAACGTGCAGAAGTGAATTGCCTtcaaaaagaattaaaacaaatcctcaaaataatgatatatagtTAATCTGTTCTCTTAACGAAaaaacttttctttttttggtgcATCACCTCTTCGCGCAAAACTGCACAACGAATGCGTTCCTCACCAATATTGGTGCACCCTTTTGAGGAGCTACAACTAATTTGTCccattttctccccccccccacaaCCCCCTTCCTTGTAGCGTATTTCCTGGTGTGCGGCCAATACCCAATATTCTACTTTgagaataaagaaaaaaaaattattttcccaaaagaactgttagtttttttttccccccaaagaATATTCTTTCACAGGGGAAGACACATCAAATATTAACACTTCATAGCGTTTACAATTTAGACATCCGTTTTCACCCGCCTAacgttttttaattttcttttttttaggtGGGAAAATATCTCACCCAAGGGGAGAagttttgtgcaaaaaatacTCCTCAGCGATGTCAGGTTATTTTGGAAAGGCCCCCCGAGGATATTCCCAcatcgggaaaaaaaaaaaaaaaattaaccaatTTAGCCAGTTAAGCCAAATGACAAATTACAAATCACAACATGCGCACTGTTCAAATGGCCTCTCCCAACAGCTCCATGATAACCGCGCGGGACGCGCTAGATCACGTAactaaaatgaacaaaaaaaattccacaatttttttttgcgtctgACTTACCCCAAAACGCGGGCAAAAGGACAACACAGATGGAaccattatttttcatttcaccCGCCCAAGGAATGGTTTAAGGAGAACGTCAAGCAGAACATTTACATCAATTTCGACATGCTGCGGAGGTAGGGACTGCCGCCCCGCGCATCGCGtcatacatacacacatagaTAAGTATATGCCTATATGCGTAAATACGTAGATGCACATTTATGTGTCCCTTTCCTCATTCTCCACCCCGGCgacccccccttcccccaaACCGCCCATTAGCATTTACGACTTTTGGAAAAAGAACGCCTTCAAAAGATATATCCTGAACAACATATCCAAGTTTGTAGTGAAGGAAGATATATACAGTAGGAGAAGAAGTGCACGTGGTTATTCGCGCCTACAGAGATTGCCCCACGTCCTCTATTTTGGTCGCACCTAAACAGTACACCATTCCACCAACACACCAACGTCCAACTCGTCCCCTCCCCTGCGCAGGATATAACTCCCTCTTTTTCTACTTTGATATAATGGAGGAGGGGTcaataaaatatgtgcaaTATTTCTcaataatgaagaaattgGGCCTTATAGACGCCAACGTAATACTCACTTTGGTGATTTTCTCCGAAAAATTATGTTCAAAcgtgcagtttttttttgacgaCATTTCCAATTTCGCTTTTCCCATCAGATACAAGCCTCGTTTAACGGCCTGGACATTTCCAGAAGTGGCCAAGTGCAGTTCAGCAGTAAgagctgtgtatttttttttcctaaatgtgaaaatgttGCAATTTTGCCCTTCCGCTAGATCACCCCGAATGCACACCCTCCCCCGCTCAGACATAATCGCCTGCCTTTTAAATGGATTTATAAAGATTGATAAACGAATggtgttaaaattttttaaaaaagtggacTACGACAATGAAGGTAGGGGTGCTGCTGCTTTACACAGCACATATTCACACCGGCGCTTACAGAGCCGTCCGCTTTACCCACCCGCATAAACGTGCGCATTGGCACGTGTGTACGTATTTCCGAAATGCTTTCCCCGTTTTCCATTACAGGAAttattaccaaaaaaaagctgtaCAAATTTTACAGCATGAAAAGTAGAAGCGAAATCGGCTCCAACGACAAGCGAAAATTTAGTAAGATTTATGATTCAcccatttttgcgcttccattttgcgcttTATATGTGCCCCCGTAACTGCCTTGCACAGCGAGTTGCTTTTATCAAAATGGCGTACACTTAGACTTACACACGCGCATGTGTGCCACATGTATATTGTGACACACATGCAAACATACCTACCATTTTATGCACATTTTCGCTTAGCTTTTGAAGAATTCTTTAACTATATAAGCAAGGAGTAACGGAACAAaccgcgttttttttttttttctttttttttgttatttataaaGGCGAAGTTTCCCCCGTTGTCGAATGGTGAGGGAAACCATTACAGTATGGCGCACGTTGGGAACACTTTACGAGCGCATTTAAATATCTCCActtaatttcccccccctcccttaCATCAGGTTTAGCTAAATGGTTAAAATGGGGGAGGACTTCACCAATTCTTTAATTACGtgtggtttatttttttattcttcattttaacCACTTTGCCTTTTCAATTCAAAAGGAGTTAACtttgctacttttttttttttttttccttacacACTCATTTCATTGTTTAtgtatccatttttttttttttaccccttggaaatttttaagcctctaattttttattatttgccCTCTTTCGACATGTGTTCTTCATAAagcttcccttttcctttttaatcatttttgacactttttaaagtaagacgtttattttttttatgtagtaCACCTACCAGGTGACCTACGGGCCACTTTCCCCTTTATTGACAAGCACAAAACAAACGCCTACATTGCGTATGCACAGAAATGTGCATTTATTGGTAAACACACGGTTTgcaataacattttttttcttaaaacaCATCAACCTTTTGGTAAAGCGCTGTTCTCATTTTTGACGTTAAAACGAGCGAAATGGCATAATGCCGTAAAAAGGATGTCAGAAAGGATAGCTTAAAGAAAGGTACCTTCAAATAAACCATTTGTATATCATTTCTCACTTTTGCAATAAGGCCCTCATTCTGTGCACGAAATAttcaaaatttggaaaaaaaaaaaaaaaaaatatccaaaAAATAGTTGAAAAGTTCCTAAAAACTGAAGCCAAAAgagggggtggaaaaaaaaagccaaaaaagcCAAAGAAACGCAGCGCGTAAAAAACCAAACTTCTGTACAACCAACGTACCAAAGTGGCCGCAATGAActcgcaaaaaagaaagtacAAATGGCACGATTTTCTCTGTAATTATTAAAACACGTAAGACAAAAAAAGCTTAAACGGATTGCTTACGTACGCAGTGCTACGCACCACATGTATGCAATGGTTAAGCGGCACAGTATACGttttgtatgtatataaaaaagcgCGCGCCAAAAATTTcagcatttttcccccccaagcgTAATATTAAAAGTAAGAGGAGTTTACTATCGATTTAACGCTCTAGATTATTTTGCTATACTTTGCCACACTTTgctgtttaatttttttttttttttttttgcttcattttatctattttttccttaatacTCGTCACTTACCTTTTCAAGAACAAAAAGAACACACATAGCAAATGCTATTCTGAAGCCACATATTTACctgtatgcatgtacgctTACGCAATTTTTACAGTTTCATATAACCCTCCTCGACGAATTCccactttgtaaaaaaaattaaaaatggcaaaaattacaaaaagttTTGTGTTGTTACttattttaacaattttgaaaatatgcTACTGTCAAGATGTAATCGAATTGAATGACTCGAACTTTGAGAACTTAACGCAGATATCAACGGGGAGCACCACAGGTTATATACCCCTCGCGAATCCTCGCATGAGATTTGCTCACGCCTCTTTTTTCAAGCCCCCAAACGGGGCTGCACGAGGGGAACAAGCAGAACGAAGCGCAGTTTTGCTTGTCCTTCCGCAGCATCCGCTTTTTTTGCTGTTCTTTTCGGCCAAAGCTACTTGACCCCGTTGTGCCACACCATTTGTGCAACCCCTTTGAGGGGCTCCTATTTTGTGTGAACCGAACAATTTGGCACTGCCCTTTAATATgccctcttctttttttttccactacGATTTGCGCCGCTTCACATTTGTATGCCCCTCCTGTGAGAATAGCCTCATATTCGCCTCTTCTCTGCTCATCTCTTTTcgcctctcccttttcttctctttcccTTCCCATAACAGGCTCATGGTTCATTAAGTTTTACGCCCCCTGGTGCTCGCACTGCAAAGCCATGACGAAGACCTGGACGCAGCTAGCCGCAGACTTGAAGGGAACTGTGAACGTTGCTAAAATCGACGTCACCACAAATTCAAAGACAAGAAAAAGATTTAAAATTGAAGGGTTCCCAAcaatcatatattttaaaaatggcaagaTGTACGATTATAAAAATCATGACAGATCATTAGAAGCCTTTAAAATGTTCGTGCAAGAAACGTATAAAACTGTCAAGTCGTCGGACCCACCTAAGCCTCTCAGCTACATGGATGTCCTCAAAGACATGGCAAATGAAACTTTTTCAAATATCGATCGAATCTACAAGTACGCCTTCCCCTCTCTCATGGCCATTATCGTTGTGTCATTCTTAATGGGATTCATTGTAGCTTTTGTTTCTATTAAATTTTGTTCCATCTTCAGAGGCACACCATATAACTACGCCAAAAAGAAGGATTAAGTCGGGGAACCGCATCGACCTGCTCATCCAGGTCAGCCTGATCTACCCCATCTGCATAACCATATAGCctatcataaaaatgaaggaaaattaaacaaaGCTACATTcgaaatgataataaaaaaaaaaaaaaaaaaaaaaaaaattgtaatcatttttaatgtacgCATATGTACCCTCATGTACGTGTGCTGAGAAGATTGAAAAGGTCTTCCCCTTGTCTCCCCCAAATTGTTTAGGGGCACTGAGCGTGTAAAGATACTCTGCAAAACGAAGAACAGACCAGCAGTTGTTTTACGTTATCGCGTGTGCTTAAAGTGTGCACGTGTGTACAGACGTGCGTGTGAATGTGTGTAagtgtatgtgtatatgttcatatgtgtatgtgtatatgtgtatatgttcatgtgtataattttgtgtatattttttttttttttttcacctcccaCACCTTATTAGGCGCAATGATTAGGCACTTCACTCGTCTATCATCTGCTCCCCTGCAGTTACGTCTGTCACTTCCACCATCTCGAACACGTCTACCTTGTCCTGCCCATTAACCTCCCTCCCTCCTGTGCCATACGTACAAATGGCGCTCACAAATGTTTATCAAAatagtaaaattaaaaattccTCACCCtctttttaatgtataacagcaaatttttaaagcacCTCCCCTCCCCTAATCATTATGCATTATGCACTGTACATTGCTCACTATACACTGTGCACTATACATTGTGTattgtttctccccccttatgtttccccttttttttttcctttcatcgtgtaaaaatatttaacattaaAGACAGCTTATGTTTACTAACACAATGGTTAATATGTGTTCATATGGATATCATAAAACAAACTTTaatgctttttatttttttttttttcccccttccttttaaaatttccaaTCCCTTATGTGAGTAAAGGCTTTCTCCGCTTACATTAGCGGTTACGTTCCACCGCTAGAGAGCCAACTGGGGCGAAGGAATCCTTCGCGGGAGGACCCAAACGCCAGCCGCGCCTCGAAGGTGCcactaaaaatattttagtcGACTTTTGCGttcttcacaaaaaaaggcgagTTCAAATATGTGTACAGCGTGCACATGTAAATagttaaataaataaataggtAAATGTGTtcatatgtgcatacacaCGTGCAGACGCACAGTGCATGCGTAGGCTCCCGCGCGAGGGCGCCTTCCAAAGCAAGCTTCCACTTTGAGGCTTGCTCGAAAAAGGGCTAGCCGCCTTACACGCAAGTGGCTTCAAATACTTCGAAAAGGTTTACAAAGAGACGGGGGGGGACTGCGCAGCGTGGTGCCGTCCCAGCAGCTCACATGCAAGCCCTCCTGCGTGTGCGCATGTGTTGGTAGGTGGCCAGGTTGGCAGGTGACCAGGTTGGCCGGTGACCAGGTTGGCCGGTAACCAGTTTAACCAATGACCGCGTCAGCAGGTGGCCAACTCGCTATGTACACACTTCCATTAAtaacgagaaaaaaatacgtaaacATATTCATAAAACAACAGGTTCCATGGGCCAGGCGCGCCCCTTCAATCTCTGCTTGGCAGCAGGGGAAGAACAGGTGCCTCCGCGAACATGCGTACTGTTTCGCGCACATGCGTGCCGTTACGCACACACATCCGTTTGGCTACCGCTTCGAAAAGGCTGTTCTGGCATCCCTAAGTGtggtaattaaaaaaaaaaagggtaaaatgAGATAGCCAAACGGGGGCCATACTAATGGGGATAATGATAACTAGGAGGAAGGGGGTAACGAGTTGTTCGCTTAGCTCTTCCAGGGCCTTCATATGATGtaaacaaatgggggtacaccccccccccccccccattcTGCTGAGCCAATCTGCATAGCGGTACGTAAACCGGAACAAAACTTATATGGTGGAAGTGCCCACTACGCCACAGCGAACCTAAAATGTGCATCCCCTGACCATCACATATACTTCCGCATATTGCCAGAATAGCTATCATTCGAGCTAAAGTTCTTATACCTATTTCTATAATCGCCGTCACTGTACATGGGATTCACATCGTTAACATCCCTGTTGTAAGAgttcccccgtttgccgCTCGCCGACTTGCTATTGTCAACGTCACTGGCGAAGTGACTCCCGTCGTTGGGTCCTCGATGAATATCACCATGGGCATACGGGTTATGTGTAGCGCTGTTGCTGTTTAGCTCCATATTCACATTTCGGTAATTATACACATCATTCTTTACCACATATGGGTCGTAGCTCCCCCCGCCCATGGCGTTGGAGTGGTACCGATTAGCATTATGCGTGTAGTAAAAGTCGCTCACATTCGCGTGGTCGTCACTCATTAACTTGGAGCTATCCGCTGGCTCATGTAATCTGTTATacctgaaccgttcaggcgaGGAATAAAAATTCGGGTTCTTCATATCGCCTAAAATGGGTTCATCATTGTCGAAGTGGAACATATGCCCACCTGCACGCTGCTGCATGTGCTTCGCATCCGCATGGTGATTGTACGTATGCCTCGTGTTCGCATAACTGCTGTCATTCAAATCGTCgtcctttttgttaaaaatgtttattttcttcaagtAGGACCACTTCTTGTCGGACTCGTTCTGCTTTTTGCTGCTCTCATTTAGGTAGTCACCACCGTAGTTGGGGAAATTTCCATAATCGGGGTCCTTCACCGCGCTGTTCATGTAATAATCCGTGTACATGTCGTTATCGCTATACTTGGGGGGCCCCTTAAACTGGTAGGGCATATTCCCATTCAGGTGATCAATGGGGGAGGTGTAAAAGCTTCTTCCCGCATTTTTCACAGGGGTCTTATTCAAATAGTCGTCATTATGGCCCATATACGGGTTAACCCCCTTGACAGGGTTCCCCATGTGGTCCCTATACTCATGCATCCTTCCCTTACTATGCAGCAAATGGTTGTTCATACCAATCGGCCCATTTACATGGCTGATATGCTCCCCCAGGTGCTCCTTGCCCATGAATTTGCCCCTCGGCCCCAGGGGATGCGGCAATCCAAAGCCATTCACCCTAGGCAGGTAGGGCAAATCACCGCTATTATCATTAATGTtgtatagaaatatatttttcggATTTTCCAACACCTTAAGCAACCTTTCGTCGTCCTTCCGGAAGTATTCCTTCATCTTGGTCACCCTATTGAGAGAGCTATACGAGGCGTAGACAAACGTGTTCTTGATAGTTGCCCATttgatgaacaaaaaatactCGGTCTCGTTAAACTTGGTGTTTATCACATACACATGCAGGGGAAAGAACATTTTCTTGTGATTCTTAATTATGTAGAGCAAATTGTACTTGAtgtacttcttcatcttcttcgtGTTCACATAAATGTAATCGTTGTAGATCTTCCACTCCTCCTTTAGGGCCGACTCCCTCTTCAGGTAGTTCGCGTAAAACATGTGCAGCGGGTTACTATGCATCCCATACGGGTTATTCTTTAACATTTCCAGCGCCTCATCGTCTAGATACACATTCTTCCTGATCTTGTAAACGTACACGTAATCCGTCTCCGTATCCAACGCTATCAAATGCTTATTGTCCGACTTTTCGATGGTAAAAAATCGAATGTTCAGAAAATTCCGGTGACTATAATCATCCCCTGCGCTGTAGTACCTGGGCAACAAAacgttaataatattttcatccTTCAAATTGTACAGATGCTTCTTCACATCCTTTATGTAATTGATTAGCAGCTTCTTCATGGAGAACTCCCCCTTGGAGTTGTCTCTCCCCATCATGTGGGCTTCCTCTCCACTTTCGCCAGAATACAACTGGCTACTCCCATCCTTGATGGTCGAAATGTAGTTGTTGAAATCTTTTATGTTAATGTGCAGCATACTTTCCAGATTTACATCCTCCTCATCCAAGTTGTTCCCATTCTCTATCAGTCTTTCcagtatttttatttgcttcatATTGTTTTCCACATCTGACATGTTGTCCTTCAGCAGGTTCACTCCGCCGACCAAGGCATCTTCACTCCCTCCTGCGCTCATCCCTCCTTCTCCGCCACTTCCACCACCTCTACACACATCTGCATTCAAATCGATGATGACAAAATTGCAGTCGTATTTGTAAAAGTAATCACTCATGtgtttgttcctcttcttcttcttcttcttcttgaaCAGATGGTGGCTGccatttttcctcctcctccttttctctATTTCGCCCGTGTACAGGTAAATGCAGTTGCTATACAGGTGATACTCACAAATGGAGTTAAAGTAAATGGCCTGCTCCACGCAAAACGTTTTGACCAGCGAAAAGCTGTTCAGCCCATCATTCT includes:
- a CDS encoding calcium-dependent protein kinase, putative (encoded by transcript PVX_083525A); protein product: MKIKNLLLKKRNNLSTSFCLESETNVLKDHIPIHTLKENHKTKVFYSYNLVDGYKYKIIVKRKKQNLKNAKLIISSLDHPYIIKLIHCCEYASSFISVFEFFSDTNLYSSVIFSAKYDEKRIKNIVYQIIRTVHYLHSNNLAHKQLLPQSFLIKSVNNEMMIKLEDVHKIKTYSSRPNSKIRGQNVYSIGLISNNR
- a CDS encoding hypothetical protein (encoded by transcript PVX_083520A) encodes the protein MVLKFFKKVDYDNEGIITKKKLYKFYSMKSRSEIGSNDKRKFTFEEFFNYISKE
- a CDS encoding protein disulfide-isomerase, putative (encoded by transcript PVX_083515A), producing the protein MAKITKSFVLLLILTILKICYCQDVIELNDSNFENLTQISTGSTTGSWFIKFYAPWCSHCKAMTKTWTQLAADLKGTVNVAKIDVTTNSKTRKRFKIEGFPTIIYFKNGKMYDYKNHDRSLEAFKMFVQETYKTVKSSDPPKPLSYMDVLKDMANETFSNIDRIYKYAFPSLMAIIVVSFLMGFIVAFVSIKFCSIFRGTPYNYAKKKD
- a CDS encoding hypothetical protein, conserved (encoded by transcript PVX_083510A), with amino-acid sequence MIFINFKQIENNFNNVVGNVEMKSERVQVSNLILGYEKREHIKYTDILISNILKNIKKKYPDMVINDENPRQFIYEENENSEKYVREGEQTFPHDYYSPLGSKDDEATTSDSVDMHRKKEHYMLSDLKEYVYNAPSHLMKDRRNNCEYVTCVCFDNNSNNCNLINNFVLGYNTGKVEYIYGKIVYSNISHCDLLIDYYSKKNKKFSYELSKRIFLNGAVIKVAFAPNGFFCLVLTSKTLYICNFFYFSLYEITNVCFNSQFVNFLWINNNCYSVFTDNGNVYLYEKSLKNDGLNSFSLVKTFCVEQAIYFNSICEYHLYSNCIYLYTGEIEKRRRRKNGSHHLFKKKKKKKRNKHMSDYFYKYDCNFVIIDLNADVCRGGGSGGEGGMSAGGSEDALVGGVNLLKDNMSDVENNMKQIKILERLIENGNNLDEEDVNLESMLHINIKDFNNYISTIKDGSSQLYSGESGEEAHMMGRDNSKGEFSMKKLLINYIKDVKKHLYNLKDENIINVLLPRYYSAGDDYSHRNFLNIRFFTIEKSDNKHLIALDTETDYVYVYKIRKNVYLDDEALEMLKNNPYGMHSNPLHMFYANYLKRESALKEEWKIYNDYIYVNTKKMKKYIKYNLLYIIKNHKKMFFPLHVYVINTKFNETEYFLFIKWATIKNTFVYASYSSLNRVTKMKEYFRKDDERLLKVLENPKNIFLYNINDNSGDLPYLPRVNGFGLPHPLGPRGKFMGKEHLGEHISHVNGPIGMNNHLLHSKGRMHEYRDHMGNPVKGVNPYMGHNDDYLNKTPVKNAGRSFYTSPIDHLNGNMPYQFKGPPKYSDNDMYTDYYMNSAVKDPDYGNFPNYGGDYLNESSKKQNESDKKWSYLKKINIFNKKDDDLNDSSYANTRHTYNHHADAKHMQQRAGGHMFHFDNDEPILGDMKNPNFYSSPERFRYNRLHEPADSSKLMSDDHANVSDFYYTHNANRYHSNAMGGGSYDPYVVKNDVYNYRNVNMELNSNSATHNPYAHGDIHRGPNDGSHFASDVDNSKSASGKRGNSYNRDVNDVNPMYSDGDYRNRYKNFSSNDSYSGNMRKYM